The DNA segment tccagccccttcccagaCCAAAGTGTAAAGGTGCCTTGCAGGGCTTTGGGGATCTGGCTGATCCTCTCGCCCTTGTTTATTAATGCCTACAGAGCAAACTGCAGAGACAGGGTGTGAAACTGCTTCCTGCACCCTGTGGATCTGGTGAGCTCTCAACgttggctgcaggagcacaggaagTGTTTCTGGTGCAGGCTGGAGTGGTGGGGCAGGGAAGCCGTGGTACCtttgccctgcagagctggggctggcacagcctttGCCCCAGAGGAAGGGAGGGGATGAGCACAGGCATTAGTAGGGCAAAGGCTGTGTTGGCTCCTGACTCCAGCCAAGGCAGAGAGGAGGTTGCTGTGCCCTCTGCACTTTTAGCcatgccagcagggctggaaaaagtCTCAGTGCCAAGAGAACAAACTTTCAAGCAGGCTGGTGCCCTTTGTCCCTCTGTCTGAAGGGCAGTGAGTgaccccagcaccagctggaggCAGCCCAGCACATTCATGTGCCTCTGTACCCAGCCAgcaaggcaggcacagccctgggctgggagtggACTCTGGGctctttgggaaagaaagggagagtTTCCATCTGGGGCTTTCCCATGCCCCAGGGAAGCCTCCCACCCCCGTGGGAGCAGTGCAGCCACACGCAGGGAGCCGTGGAGCTGTGTTGGGTGCTCATCTCTGTGTCCTGAGTGGGAGTGCTGGGCAGCTGTGGGCATTGTGAGCCACATGCCAAGGGGCTCCCTGCCTCACCAGCTGATCCAGgacacacagcagccctggaCCACCCATCTGCACTGAACTCCCTGATTATTGCCTTGTCCTCTGGCATTTGTCCTCTTTCTACCACATTGTCCTCATCTCATCAGTGTGGCTCATCTGTAGTCAATAACCAAGACTTGGCATAGCCCCATACAGGTGGTGTGGTCTTCTTTTCAGTCAGTACCACAAATGGATTTGTTAATGATGGTGTGAATCCTCAGTGTGCCTCCTGTGCATCAAGGCTGTGGTGAGCAGCATTTTGCTGAGAACATTGCTGGCTGGTCAAGGAGGGCAGTTGTTCCTCTACAAAGCATTTGTGAGTCCACATTTGGGGAACCATGTCTTGTTTTGGTCCCACCATCACAGGAGACATCTTGAATAGTATGTCAGAAGATCACTGAGAGGGTAAGGCATTCAGGGGCATGGAACACAGGCTGCACCAGCACCAACTGGGGCACAAATTCTGCTCAGAGGTATACAAAGCAAGAATGGGAGATGTCAGGTACAACAAAGAAAATTCCGGTTGGACGTTGGGAAAAAGGAGTTTAACCATTAGTATGGTTAGCACAGAAACTGGGCCCCAGAGAGAGGAGTCTTCTCCCTGAAAGTTTTTAAGACTGGACAAGACCTAGAGCAGCCTGATCTAGGTTTGAGGGTAGCCCTGCTTTGAGCAAGAGTTGAATGAGATGATCTTCAGAGATCACTTCCAAACTGatctttttcttcatctcccACAGATGCCTAAAGCTTTCCTAATGTAGTGTCTGCCCTGACCCTCAGCTAAAGCCTCTGCAACAAAACCCTTGTGAATCATGTCAGAAATTGCAGACCTGCCCAAAGCAGATTGTTTCAAGCAGAGTATGTCCCCTCACATCTGCCTTCTGCTCCTTGTGCTTAGTAAACTGTTCTGGGGAGAAACCATGTTCTTGGTCCATGTTAGGTTTCCCAACATGCATGAGGCATAACAGGGCTTACAGAAATACAGGAAGGTCTTAATCTCTTAGGAAACTCTGCCTGACTCTTCAGCTTCTCCTTATCTGCTCATGACTGTTGTTTTTGAGGTGGTGAGGTCCCAGAGCAACTTCTCATCTTCTGTGGAAGGAGTGGTGTTAAACCCCAGAACACTTCAGCCATGCTGTGGCTTTGGACTCTCCAGGGAAGGCAACTTGGGGATTTTCTGCCGTCATCTGTTCCCAGTTACGGTGGTTCCAGGGAGCTCCTTGGCCCGTTTCCACCACAGTCCGTCAGCTCCCGAGCCCACGCAATGGGAGGTGGGGCCTCGAGGGGGTGGTAGTGGCCAGAGCACGGTGCATCACCCTCACAGGACCTGGCTGGAGGGACAGTGCAGACACCactttctgctcctgctctgctggggacaggctggccCTTGGTGAGTAGCCCTGTGCCCACTGGGTGCTCCGGGACAGCTTCAGGGACCAGGGAATGAGAGCAGGGATTCTCTCTAGATTTCCAGAATTTCAtctgctgctcagaaaaggggtctgtgctggggctggagctgtgttttCACAAGGATAAGTGCTGTCATTATGAGCAGCAGATCTGTGTGTGAGGGGAATGCTGACCTCACCTGGACATCTCACCATATCCCTACTCATCGCTCTTCTATCTGCTCCTGTCCTACCTTCATACCCCTTCTCAGCCAGAATCTATTCTCATGCACATCTGTTGGCATCCTGGTTGCTCCGAGTTTGCTTTGCCAGAATACTTTATCTTGCCTTTAACTTAATTTCTCTAAACTAGATGCCtctcaagtaatttttttttaatctttggcTGTTAAGGCACACGAGAAGGGCAGGGCTGCATGGAGGCTTTGGTTATACAGTTTAACTGGTAAAAAGTCAAGCATTGGGCAATGCCATGTCCATTGCACCCATGGGAGGTGTGTGtcagcccagctgctgtgtgtggggAGTGCTGGAGTGAGGGGGGAGcacaagcccagccctgctttcaGGCGGAGTCTGCGGTTCCCACCTTTGCTTTGCAGGTGTGTGCACCACAATGACGGTGAAGAAGACTCAGGCTCTGCAGGATGGAAATGCCAAGGTgggtgcagggaagggagagagaaaagggcagAGATGTGCCAAGGGGGCCACATGTGTGCTGGATGAATACCAGGCACACCTCATGCTGTCCCAGATGTTCCCATGCTCTCTTTATATGGATCTTTACCTGCAGTAGCATAGAGCATCATCAAAGGGAAAGGATACACCTTTGTACTTCTTTGAAACTAAATAGTTGAGATTCAAAAAAGTTGACCTTGAGTGATGAAAGCACTAAGTGTTAGCTACCAACTATGCCTGTCCTTCATTTGTGTCCCATTTATTCCGCAGACCTCCAGCAGTCATGGAGGTTTCCACAGGGTGGAAAGCCAGAGGGAGCACCTAAACAGTTGGGCTTGGGAGGAGTGGGGACTGTCCCCCTCAGacactgtccctgctccctcagtGGCAACAGCCAGCCTGCTTGTCCTTACTCAGCACACCTGGGAGACCCTCAGTGGGGCTGAGAAATGGCCTCCTCCTCTTGCTGTGCAAACTGAGGTCCCCTGGTCACTGCAACGCACCGAGAGCCGCCGGTGTGTGGGCAATGGGGCATTCCTCAGGGAAGGGCTGCTGGCTCAGCCAGGTCCATCTGCCCCGTGCAGGAGAACGTGCTGCAGagggtgctgcagctgcccgTGGTGAGCTCCACCTGCGAGACGCTGCAGCGCAAGTACAGCAGCACCAAGGAGTCGCACCCGCTGATGGCCTCGGTGTGCGAGGTGTACGAGCGCGGCGTGCAGGGCGCCGGCGCCCTGGCCATGTGGGGCATGGAGCCCGTGGTGCGCCGGCTGGAGCCCCAGTGTGAGTCTGTGctggggggcacggggggggcccagcagagcctccctgctgggacagcGCTGGCACACACACGTGCCTGGCATAGCCCAGGTGCTTTTCTAACCCTGCTTTTGCCCAAGGCAGTCGCTGTGGCCAACAACCTGGCTTGCCGGGGCCTGGACCACCTAGAGGAGAAGATTCCTGCTCTCCAGTACCCTGTCGACAAGGTAAGTCACAGGCAGGACAATCTGGAGCCCCCCAGCCCTTCTGAAAAATGCACAGTAATCTCCTCTAGCCTTGTTTCTGGATGGTgacaggctgctggctgggaaacAAGGCAGCATCTCCAGGTGAGGGCTCCTTCAAGGGCTTCTGCAGCCTAAGCGATGGTTAGGGCTCCCAAAAATAAGTCAGCAGTGTCCcatctcccatccctgctggctaCCTCCAGCCCAGGTTGGAGAGAGCTGCTATGCCCCTCTTGGAACTGTTTAGTGGCATGGACATGGCTGGAGTCCCTGCGGTCCCTCTGGCTGTCCCAAGCACAACAGTGGGGCTGCTTTCCATCTCTCTTTCCACAGCTCGCATCTGAACTGAAGGACACCATCTCCTGCCCCCTACAAAGTGCCAAAAGCACCATTGGCAGCTCTGTGGATAAGAtcagggagctggcagcagaggggtATGAGGCCACCAAAAGCACAGTGGAAACAACAGCCAAGTATACGAGGAAGAATTCAGTGACCCAGatggcagctgcaggggtcgacacagccctgggagggcTGGAGAAGCTGATGGAATACCTGCTGCCAGAGGAGGATGAAGAAGCAGGTAGTCCTGATGCCCAAATCCCCTCTGAGGGAGTCTGGTGACAACTGGCTGGGTGGCTCCTCAGTTGCGGGGTGCatggggcaggaggcagcaccTGGATTTTGGCATAAGGCTGCCTAGAAGGGTTGTCCCACCAGAATGTAACCCTCCCACCCTTCTGCCTGTACTCTTCTGCCTTTAGATAAGAAGCCCAAAAAGAAACATCTGTCAACACCCAAggcctcccagcagcagcccagcactaCCACCACTACCACCACTCTCagcactcccagtgctcccagcgctcccagggcttccagtgctcccagcgctcccagtgctcccagcactcccagggtTCTCAGCActtccagtgctgccagagctcccagcgctcccagcactcccagcactcccagtgctcccagcaccctgggCCGGATTGGTGCTTTGGTCAGCACCGTGTCCCACCGCGCTTACCAGCAAACCACCCAAAGCCTCCAGCGTGCCAAAACcaaagggcaggagctggcctCCTGGATCCCCATCCTGGTGAGTGCCAGAAGCCATCTGCTGGGTTCCTGCTCCCCCCATATCGTCTTTTgagctgatttttctttcaggcaGGACATTTCAGGCTCCTTGGAGCAAATCTGAGCAGAGTACATTTcccctgctcagcaggacaAGCTGGGGCAGGCGGTTCCTGCGTGATGTTCACACATAACCATGTACCACATTAGTGGGACAAGTTATTTTTAGCAGGCTCCCAGTCTGTAATTGTTGATTTATGGCCTTGCCATAACATCCTTCCTAAAGCAAAAAGCCCCTGCAGAAACTCAaaggggatggggagaaggaaTTGCTTCTCCCACCCATGCTGCAGTGGGAACATCTTCCTGGCTTGTgccaaaatcccagagctcccaTCTGCCCTCAGGATTTCCCCCTAGATGCACAaatgagctccctgctccctgtgcacccCTATGAAATCCTCAGGCTATGGGATGGAGTGGATGGGATCAGCTCTCTCTGAGTGGTGGGTTTTGCTCCCTTtccagggcagcctggccaAGCCGAGTGCCCCCGTGGCCCCCCAGGCCCGCAGTGATGGGCAGGGCAGCGCGGGTTGGCCGACCCGGCGCCAGAGCAAGgcaccagagcagaggcaggagaaggcagggaagaaagaCACCAGCCACACCAAGGtatggagaaaagcagagcagtgaatGCTCCAAAGCATCCTCCAACCCATAGACCATGCAAGCATGGAGGCTGTTTCCCCATACCTTTGGGGCCCAGGCCCCTATTCCTGCTCAATCCTGAACTGCAGCTtggaggatgcaggaggggCTTGGCAGCGGGGCAGCCCCAGGAGTCCCCTACCAAATCTGCaaaagctggggctgtgggcagcctCTGTGCCAGGCAAAGTCACCCTGGCTTGTATGTTCAAAACTCCTTGGGAGCTGTGGAATGTCAGCACTGAATTCCCTACTGAACCTCTGAACACCCCCGAAAAATCTCCACAGCGAGGGGTGGTGTGAGCCGGtggggctgggaacaggctTCAGCATGGGCTCCGCTGGGACCTGGGGACAGGAAGCAGCAGGTTGGGGTCAGTGCCctttgctctgcctgcagcggaagcacagcctggagcagagggtCCCCAGGGCCTGGAGTGGGGGAGCTGACAGGGGTGGGCAGAGAccctgctgcaaacagctgtggtgccttctgcagagcagcaagcTGAAATCTCTCAGGCTTAGAGCTGCAAAGGGGATGGGGAAAGCATGgccagccctggaggggctgctaGGGCAGAgggcctggcaggagctgagctggtttctctgggcagcagggacaggagcccgGGCTCGTGGGCAGCGTGGCTCAGAACCTGCAAACCGCCTGTGCCTCCGGCATCTCCAGCGTGAAGAAAGTCCCGGCCGTGGcctgggatgcagcagaggGCTTGATCCTCTTCACCCCCCGCAGGCTGTCCAGGGCCATGGAGACAGTGGATGCTCTCGGGGGCACCCTCGTCAGTGCCCCTAAGCATCTGCTGGGCACCCTGTACAGCTATGTGCCGGTGAGTGTGCCCCCAGCCAGGCCCTGTCCATCTCCAGCCAGCCCCATTTTGCTCAGTCTTCTGCCACAAGCACCTCATAGCTGCAGGCAATGTCAGGGGGTACCAGACTGGGGAGGTGGGGTGCCATGAAGACATGTCAGTCCCACCCTCCTCTTGAGCATCCCCAAAGCTATGACAGCAAGTCCCCAGTAGAACAAATGGGTCAGACACACCTTCACACTGTTCATGCCCAAGCCAAGGTGTGACCACATTCCTGGGAAGGTGGAAGTTCAGGCTGAGACCATGTTCTGTCTCCTTTACCTCAACCTCTTGCTTCCTTGGGAGCATTTTTCCACCACAGCTGCTCAAGGACTACAAGCCACCCACTCCCCTCCACTCTGGGGGCAAACTGGTTTCTCCTGATGTTCTCCCAGTTCATGGGGGGCTGTATAGCACAGGTGGAGCAGGGCTGACAGGTGGGTACAACGTGGCTGGGTGCTCACCCCATCTCTCAGCTCCGCAGGCAGTCGGTGAAGGAAGAAGAAGCATGCAGGGGCAGCAAGACTGACAcggagaagaaagagaagaaggaggaagaggaggagaccAAGCCTGCTGCCGCCTCCAGTGAGGAGAAATCCCAGCTGAGGAGCGACTGGCGGCAGTACCGCGGCCATCACCCCCTCtccttcctggggctggaggatCCCCTCTTCCTGCGGCACAACTACTACCGCAGCCCTGCCTTCGACCCCGACTACCCATTCCCGCGGAAATCCGCCTTCTCCCCCTACAACCGGCGCGTCAGCGAGGGCTCCTACCGCTTCAGCCCCGAGTCCATGTACGGCCGGGCCTACTACGGCAACTTCTACAGTCCTGTCTTCAAGAAGGACTGAGCCAGCGGGCGggacatcccagcacatcccagcccctctcagaCCCCCTCAGCACGCTTTGCCTGggcccctgccagcagcccacACACACCCCTGTTCCAGGACAGGAGCTTAAAGTGCTAGACAGGCCATGGGATAGCTTATTCTGGAGTGCATCAAGGCCATGATGGGGGAATAAAGGCAACCAAAAGCCCTACTGCTGGAAGGAGGAGGTAGGGAAAGGTGGGACTAGAAAGGTGAAGGAGATGTGGCAAGAGCAGTGAGACCAGAAGAAGGGACCGTCCAGGGCTACCTTGGACCCTGCTCAGCAAACAGAGTGAGCTTAGAGAACACATTGAGAACAGCAGtgagagagagcagggaggatggCAAAGCTGTCAAACATCAGCATAGCAAGCCTGTTTCCCTAtccctcctccctccatcccccttGCAGGGCCCATCCCTAGGCACAGATTGCTCCTCCATGGAGGCACTGAAGATCCCCACCAAAGAGCAGGATTCATGAGTGGGAAAGTCCTGGGCACTTCCCTCCCAGCTGGTGGTGGAATGGATGGTGGGGTCAGGAAAAAGGCTGGTGAGAACAGgtggagctcctggagcccctctccCACAGGATCACCTGGCTTCCCACAACCTTGTTGCATCTGCTGCAATAATAAACCTGCAATAATAAACCACCTGCCACTCACCCCCTCTGCTCGGCTTCTTTGTGCGAGTGAGACACCAAACCAAGGGAACAGAGTGAGGTGAGACCCCCAGATCAGGGCCAAGGGAGTGGGTGCGGGAAACATCCTGCTACATTCCCTGTGGGTAGCTGCCACTGGGATAGTGGGTGCTCATGCCCAGCACAGTACGTGTCTCTTCCCATGCCCCAAGTACAAATTCACAGCTCCAAGGAGCTGGGGCTTCCTGCCAAAGAAAATTTATTGCATTTCCAGAAGaacacagcagagaaatcagTGTCCCTACAGCACGCACAAACCTTCTTCCAACGCACTGCTTTCCCAGGGCACAAAGAGAAGGGTTtgggagaggcagggaaaagcctcccagcagcagaagggtTCAGCCAGGAGCCCAGAGACCCCTTTCCccacctcctctcctccccGGGGACAGGCAGCCTTACAGAAGGGGTGGCTGGGAAGGCGTGTGGTGCAATCCCCATCCTGGGAACGAGCCCCACGCCTGGCttttcccaggcacagcctgtgcagcGCTCACCCGCCCGCACAGGGGAAACGCTGTGATCGCTGAAAGGCTGTGGGAGAgagggctgccagcagggctgctcaaAAGCACAGCAGGGGGGGTGCCAGGCACCAGCCCTCACCAAATCCTCCAGGATTGCcagtgccctgggctctggcacaCTGTCACACACAAGTGAACTACCAGTGCCTCCCCAGCAGAGAAAGCCCCACCTCTCCAGCTCATGGGTGCTCCAGGGTTACTGATGAGGATCCTGATGAAGGTTAAACAGGAATAAGAATCCCAGAGCAGAAATGGAGAGACAGCTGTACAAGAGCAGGATATCCTCCCTAATTGCTGACAGcatgggcagctcctgctgcaggagctagggatgctgctgcctggagctttGGCAAAATCCCCCCCGTGGTTTCCAGTGTTGGAGGATaaaaggagaaagcaggagGCTTTCTGGTACAGCAGAGATGACACTGTCCCACGGCAGAGCCAAGAGTAACACACTACAGTTCTCAGCTGCACTGGCTGTGCACGGCAGGACTCCCAGACCCTGACACTAGGAGGACAGCAAGGAACCCGTCATACTTATGGAAGGACACACACCGTCTCCATGGGCACCCAGTGAGGAGGCTTGgcccagctgggcagcacagagagcagaacatcctgcaggagctcagagggAGTCTGTTCGCTTACGGGCAAACACGGCCGACATGGTCTTGACGATGCCACGGATCCCTGTGCCCTTCTTCAGGGCCAGCTTGGTGTCTGGGATGAGCTTGGCCAGTCCATGGAAGACCATGAGGGCCCCGTGATAAGCCTCAGCTGCAGAGACCTCATAGAAACCACAGTCCAAAGAGAGGGCCAGGAGCCGCCCCTCCTCGCTGGACACCACCCGCTGGTGGTGCAGGTCCCGTTTGTTGCCCACAATGACAATGGGCACcttctcctggctctgcccctcctTGGCTGCCTTGATGACCTGGATTTTGAGGGGCAGGATGTTGAAGCTGGCACGGTCACAGATACTGTAGACCAGGACAAAGCTGTCTGCCCACTGGATTCGCTTCTCCTCTGAGGAATTATcttctgcctgctcctggggaaagagaaaaggaagggtTGTTTTACTGCGCTTCCTCCCTTCACACCTGCCTGCTAGAAGAGGGCAATCCTGAG comes from the Oenanthe melanoleuca isolate GR-GAL-2019-014 chromosome 10, OMel1.0, whole genome shotgun sequence genome and includes:
- the PLIN1 gene encoding perilipin-1 isoform X2, translating into MTVKKTQALQDGNAKENVLQRVLQLPVVSSTCETLQRKYSSTKESHPLMASVCEVYERGVQGAGALAMWGMEPVVRRLEPQFAVANNLACRGLDHLEEKIPALQYPVDKLASELKDTISCPLQSAKSTIGSSVDKIRELAAEGYEATKSTVETTAKYTRKNSVTQMAAAGVDTALGGLEKLMEYLLPEEDEEADKKPKKKHLSTPKASQQQPSTTTTTTTLSTPSAPSAPRASSAPSAPSAPSTPRVLSTSSAARAPSAPSTPSTPSAPSTLGRIGALVSTVSHRAYQQTTQSLQRAKTKGQELASWIPILGSLAKPSAPVAPQARSDGQGSAGWPTRRQSKAPEQRQEKAGKKDTSHTKGQEPGLVGSVAQNLQTACASGISSVKKVPAVAWDAAEGLILFTPRRLSRAMETVDALGGTLVSAPKHLLGTLYSYVPLRRQSVKEEEACRGSKTDTEKKEKKEEEEETKPAAASSEEKSQLRSDWRQYRGHHPLSFLGLEDPLFLRHNYYRSPAFDPDYPFPRKSAFSPYNRRVSEGSYRFSPESMYGRAYYGNFYSPVFKKD
- the LOC130257257 gene encoding ras-related and estrogen-regulated growth inhibitor-like protein encodes the protein MGLRLPLRRSTSFTPDHPALMELPGPTALKMEANVLVMGADNVGKSALTVRFLTRRFIGEYGDMEFIYSHNLTVDGREILLHIWDVPNSQEQAEDNSSEEKRIQWADSFVLVYSICDRASFNILPLKIQVIKAAKEGQSQEKVPIVIVGNKRDLHHQRVVSSEEGRLLALSLDCGFYEVSAAEAYHGALMVFHGLAKLIPDTKLALKKGTGIRGIVKTMSAVFARKRTDSL
- the PLIN1 gene encoding perilipin-1 isoform X1, which codes for MTVKKTQALQDGNAKENVLQRVLQLPVVSSTCETLQRKYSSTKESHPLMASVCEVYERGVQGAGALAMWGMEPVVRRLEPQFAVANNLACRGLDHLEEKIPALQYPVDKLASELKDTISCPLQSAKSTIGSSVDKIRELAAEGYEATKSTVETTAKYTRKNSVTQMAAAGVDTALGGLEKLMEYLLPEEDEEADKKPKKKHLSTPKASQQQPSTTTTTTTLSTPSAPSAPRASSAPSAPSAPSTPRVLSTSSAARAPSAPSTPSTPSAPSTLGRIGALVSTVSHRAYQQTTQSLQRAKTKGQELASWIPILGSLAKPSAPVAPQARSDGQGSAGWPTRRQSKAPEQRQEKAGKKDTSHTKQGQEPGLVGSVAQNLQTACASGISSVKKVPAVAWDAAEGLILFTPRRLSRAMETVDALGGTLVSAPKHLLGTLYSYVPLRRQSVKEEEACRGSKTDTEKKEKKEEEEETKPAAASSEEKSQLRSDWRQYRGHHPLSFLGLEDPLFLRHNYYRSPAFDPDYPFPRKSAFSPYNRRVSEGSYRFSPESMYGRAYYGNFYSPVFKKD